From Chryseobacterium shandongense, the proteins below share one genomic window:
- a CDS encoding RHS repeat-associated core domain-containing protein — translation MIQFLGKITIHNNTAANFDNAYQYKYNGKELQETGMYDYDWRQYMPDIGRWNGMDQLTEKYRSTSPYG, via the coding sequence ATGATCCAGTTTTTGGGGAAGATTACAATTCATAACAATACAGCCGCTAATTTTGATAATGCCTACCAGTACAAATACAACGGAAAGGAATTACAGGAAACAGGGATGTATGATTACGACTGGAGACAGTATATGCCGGATATTGGCAGATGGAACGGGATGGATCAGCTTACTGAAAAGTACAGATCAACAAGTCCGTATGGATAA